One stretch of Arthrobacter polaris DNA includes these proteins:
- a CDS encoding 1,4-dihydroxy-2-naphthoyl-CoA synthase — protein sequence MSATNLPDQVSDIFDPTRWRVVEGFDFTDMSYHRQVQRDADGKIIKDLPTVRIAFNRPEVRNAFRPGTVDELYRAMDHARMTPDVATVLLTGNGPSPKDGGHSFCSGGDQRIRGRDGYKYADGETKETIDPARAGRLHILEVQRLMRTMPKVVIAVVNGWAAGGGHSLHVVSDLTIASREHGKFKQTDATVGSFDAGYGSALLARQIGXKKAREIFFLAREYSAEDMVAMGAVNEAVDHADLENVALEYAADIARQSPQALRMLKFAFNLADDGLAGQQVFAGEATRLAYMTDEAVEGKEAFLEKRDPDWSSFPYYF from the coding sequence GTGAGCGCAACGAATCTTCCAGATCAGGTATCCGACATCTTCGATCCCACCCGGTGGCGTGTGGTGGAGGGCTTCGATTTCACCGACATGTCCTACCACCGCCAGGTTCAGCGAGACGCCGACGGCAAAATCATCAAGGATCTGCCCACAGTGCGCATCGCCTTCAACCGGCCCGAAGTGCGCAACGCCTTCCGTCCCGGCACGGTCGACGAGCTCTACCGGGCCATGGACCACGCCCGCATGACCCCGGACGTTGCCACGGTTCTTCTCACCGGTAACGGNCCCTCNCCCAAGGACGGCGGCCACTCCTTCTGCTCCGGCGGGGACCAGCGTATCCGTGGCCGTGACGGCTACAAATATGCCGACGGCGAAACGAAGGAAACTATTGACCCGGCCCGTGCCGGCCGGTTGCACATCTTAGAAGTCCAGCGCCTCATGCGCACCATGCCCAAGGTGGTCATCGCCGTGGTGAACGGGTGGGCAGCCGGCGGCGGGCATTCNCTGCACGTGGTCTCGGATCTGACCATCGCCTCCCGCGAACACGGCAAGTTCAAGCAAACTGATGCCACCGTGGGCTCCTTCGACGCTGGCTACGGCTCGGCACTGCTGGCCCGCCAGATTGGGCANAAGAAGGCNCGGGAAATCTTCTTCCTGGCCCGTGAATACTCAGCCGAGGACATGGTGGCCATGGGCGCCGTCAACGAAGCCGTGGACCACGCAGACCTGGAAAATGTCGCCCTGGAATACGCCGCAGATATTGCCCGTCAATCCCCGCAAGCCCTCCGCATGCTGAAGTTTGCCTTCAACTTAGCCGATGACGGCTTAGCCGGGCAGCAGGTCTTCGCCGGCGAAGCTACCCGCCTGGCCTACATGACGGATGAAGCCGTGGAAGGCAAGGAAGCGTTCTTGGAAAAGCGCGATCCCGACTGGTCTTCTTTCCCGTACTACTTCTAA
- a CDS encoding AMP-binding protein gives MTIEPLLKALSEALAGEGPAVQIDPDGTFTLIPQTALGLPPGSETFIAAVVLTSGSTGTPKRTLLSVDALAASSVGTALALRXGGQWLLALPMNYVAGLQVLVRSLFAGTRPWAMDLSGGFTPEAFTEAALELTDKMRFTSLVPTQLTRLLNNPSAETLTVLRRFNAILLGGGPVNPVLLEAARGAGLNVVTTYGMSETCGGCVYDGVPLEGVHLAIRDGKVVLGGDVVAAGYLDNAALTAAAFREEEHDGELVRWYESGDLGELDSEGRLRVLGRVDDVIITGGLKVSANAVTDGLHRVQGVREAFVVPVPSKEWGQQVAAMVVASCSLADLLAGAAVVLEAHLVPKTVVFVSELPQLATGKPDRTAIVALLTEAAHAV, from the coding sequence ATGACCATTGAACCNCTGCTCAAGGCCCTCTCCGAAGCGCTGGCCGGCGAAGGCCCCGCCGTCCAAATTGATCCCGATGGCACCTTCACTCTCATCCCGCAAACAGCGCTGGGACTGCCACCCGGGAGCGAAACTTTCATTGCCGCCGTCGTACTGACCTCNGGGAGCACCGGCACGCCCAAGCGCACGTTGTTGAGCGTGGACGCGCTGGCAGCATCCTCGGTGGGCACTGCGCTGGCCTTGCGTNNGGGGGGGCAGTGGCTACTGGCGCTGCCCATGAATTATGTGGCCGGGCTGCAGGTTTTGGTGCGCAGCCTGTTCGCTGGCACCCGCCCCTGGGCCATGGACTTGAGCGGCGGCTTCACCCCGGAAGCGTTCACCGAGGCCGCGCTGGAACTGACCGACAAGATGCGTTTCACCTCACTGGTGCCCACCCAGCTCACACGTCTGCTGAACAATCCCAGCGCAGAAACACTGACGGTCTTGCGCCGCTTCAACGCGATTCTGCTGGGCGGNGGNCCCGTCAACCCCGTGCTGCTCGAGGCCGCGCGCGGTGCCGGGCTGAACGTGGTCACCACCTACGGCATGTCCGAGACGTGCGGCGGGTGCGTGTACGACGGCGTNCCCCTCGAGGGCGTTCACCTTGCCATCCGTGACGGCAAAGTGGTGCTCGGCGGCGACGTGGTGGCCGCGGGCTACCTCGATAACGCCGCGTTGACCGCTGCCGCCTTCCGGGAAGAAGAGCACGACGGCGAGTTGGTGCGCTGGTATGAAAGCGGTGACTTGGGTGAGCTAGATAGTGAGGGACGCCTGCGTGTGCTGGGCCGGGTGGATGATGTGATCATCACCGGCGGGTTGAAGGTTTCAGCCAACGCCGTCACTGACGGACTGCACCGTGTACAAGGTGTCCGCGAGGCNTTTGTGGTTCCCGTCCCGTCCAAGGAATGGGGGCAGCAAGTGGCCGCCATGGTGGTTGCCTCCTGCAGTTTGGCTGATTTGCTGGCAGGTGCCGCCGTTGTGTTAGAGGCCCATCTGGTACCCAAGACCGTGGTGTTCGTCTCTGAACTGCCGCAGCTGGCCACCGGAAAACCTGACAGGACGGCCATTGTGGCGTTACTAACCGAGGCCGCGCACGCCGTATAA
- a CDS encoding 1,4-dihydroxy-2-naphthoate polyprenyltransferase, giving the protein MATVGQWISGARLRTLPMAVAPVIIGTAAAYDLGALHWNRAVLAALVALLLQIGVNYANDYSDGIRGTDEVRVGPLRLVGSGVAKPSHVKMAAFTAFGLAMLAGLVLVLLSQAWWLLLVGIGAVLAAXGYTGGKNPYGYMGLGDVFVFVFFGPVATLGTTFTQAGSVSTAAVLGSISTGLIAVALLMANNVRDIPTDTEVGKRTLAVRLGDRNARLSYVVMMGLSVALMLFVAPAKPWILLVLLLIPFMLLPSWLMLKGXKRKSLIPVLQQTGLINLGFSVLFAAAMVLTAL; this is encoded by the coding sequence GTGGCCACTGTGGGGCAATGGATTTCAGGCGCCCGTCTAAGGACCCTTCCCATGGCGGTGGCTCCGGTCATTATCGGTACGGCTGCGGCGTATGACCTTGGAGCATTGCACTGGAATCGGGCCGTCTTGGCTGCCTTGGTGGCTCTGCTGCTGCAGATTGGTGTCAACTACGCCAATGACTACTCGGACGGAATCCGTGGAACGGATGAAGTACGGGTAGGGCCNCTCCGTTTGGTGGGCAGCGGTGTTGCGAAGCCTTCACACGTGAAAATGGCAGCNTTTACCGCCTTTGGCCTAGCCATGCTGGCGGGGCTGGTACTGGTGCTGCTGTCCCAAGCGTGGTGGTTGCTCCTGGTTGGCATTGGAGCGGTACTAGCTGCATGNGGGTACACAGGTGGCAAGAATCCCTATGGTTATATGGGTCTGGGAGACGTNTTTGTGTTCGTTTTCTTTGGCCCCGTGGCTACGTTGGGCACCACGTTCACCCAGGCTGGATCGGTGAGCACGGCGGCAGTGTTAGGGTCCATCTCAACGGGGCTGATCGCCGTCGCACTNTTGATGGCCAATAATGTCCGTGACATTCCCACCGACACTGAAGTGGGCAAGCGGACCCTCGCTGTGCGTCTTGGCGATAGGAACGCGCGCTTGAGCTACGTGGTGATGATGGGACTGTCCGTCGCGCTCATGCTGTTCGTTGCGCCGGCAAAACCGTGGATTCTGCTCGTGCTGCTGCTAATTCCATTTATGCTGCTACCTAGCTGGCTCATGCTCAAGGGGAANAAGCGAAAGAGCCTGATCCCGGTGTTGCAACAGACAGGGCTGATCAACCTTGGTTTCAGTGTGCTCTTCGCCGCGGCCATGGTGCTGACCGCACTCTAG
- a CDS encoding DUF4229 domain-containing protein, which yields MAFFKYSLIRGVLFLAFFLIAYMALHFTPLTAALIAALCAFVVSYLFLRKQRDGATAVVSERFAPNATTTQSAGAVADAEAEDALIDANPDIWVDADRKPSSTTLDLDKSE from the coding sequence GTGGCTTTCTTCAAATACTCCCTAATTCGTGGCGTTCTTTTCCTGGCGTTCTTCCTCATCGCCTACATGGCACTGCACTTCACCCCGCTCACAGCGGCCTTGATCGCAGCTTTGTGCGCCTTTGTTGTCAGCTACTTGTTCCTGCGCAAGCAGCGCGACGGCGCAACAGCCGTTGTTTCCGAGCGTTTCGCCCCGAACGCCACCACCACCCAGTCCGCAGGTGCCGTGGCGGATGCTGAAGCCGAAGATGCCCTCATCGACGCGAACCCTGACATCTGGGTCGACGCAGACCGCAAGCCCAGCAGCACCACGCTGGATCTGGATAAGAGCGAGTAA
- a CDS encoding PLD nuclease N-terminal domain-containing protein: MRYIIPVTLGVVLFVYGLIDCLRSEPSDVRSIPKPAWVLVIVLLNVIGVALWFLFGRPQYAPAGPASAQRSGGQAPSQRGASASGGYSRSVAPDDNPEFLRNLEVDRAQRLEAERLRKLKADLDAREAKLRDDKLREQHPNDETKK; encoded by the coding sequence ATGCGCTATATCATTCCCGTGACCTTAGGTGTTGTCCTGTTTGTTTACGGACTCATCGACTGCCTCCGCAGTGAACCCAGCGACGTGCGGAGCATTCCCAAGCCTGCGTGGGTCCTTGTCATTGTGCTCTTGAATGTCATTGGTGTGGCCTTGTGGTTCTTGTTTGGACGTCCACAATACGCTCCAGCAGGCCCTGCATCTGCACAACGGTCCGGCGGGCAGGCGCCCAGCCAGCGTGGGGCNTCGGCCTCTGGCGGTTATTCACGTTCGGTTGCTCCGGATGACAATCCCGAGTTCCTTCGCAATCTGGAAGTGGACCGGGCCCAGCGCCTTGAAGCTGAGCGGCTCCGCAAGCTCAAGGCAGACCTTGACGCCCGTGAAGCCAAGTTGCGCGATGACAAATTGCGCGAACAGCACCCCAACGACGAAACAAAGAAGTAA
- a CDS encoding TM2 domain-containing protein codes for MTENAYVKEPQQAPANPVRQEGSKSFLTTWLLSLLLGYWGVDRFYLGKVGTGLLKLFTFGGLXVWALIDLIITLAGKQTDKAGNSLAGYSKNKVVAIVVTVVLLLVGGIGGSLAXASAGTTVVESGVEAPAVPGAPLAEAPAVPLEAEAPKEXPAAKEAAAKAAWVEVVSLSGAADQASQVFELSGKETRLVYEFTGSDPDMAIAAIYLEXEGKDIMVDGGIPVVMLSKPESNTTALHKXAGSYFLDVKAANLDSWTVRIEEKK; via the coding sequence ATGACTGAAAATGCTTATGTGAAAGAGCCTCAGCAGGCACCGGCCAACCCGGTCAGGCAGGAGGGATCCAAGTCGTTTCTGACGACGTGGCTGTTGTCCTTGTTGTTGGGTTATTGGGGTGTGGACCGCTTCTACTTGGGCAAGGTGGGCACCGGCTTGCTCAAGCTGTTCACCTTCGGCGGGTTGNGCGTCTGGGCTCTGATCGATCTGATCATCACCCTGGCCGGAAAACAGACCGATAAAGCCGGGAACTCCCTAGCTGGCTATTCCAAGAACAAAGTGGTGGCCATTGTTGTCACCGTGGTCCTGCTGCTGGTGGGAGGCATCGGCGGCAGCTTGGCCNAGGCATCCGCCGGAACGACGGTTGTTGAATCCGGTGTGGAAGCACCAGCAGTTCCTGGCGCACCGCTGGCAGAGGCTCCCGCAGTGCCTTTAGAGGCAGAAGCTCCCAAAGAANAACCCGCAGCCAAGGAGGCGGCAGCCAAAGCTGCGTGGGTTGAGGTTGTGTCCCTGAGCGGGGCCGCGGATCAGGCAAGCCAAGTCTTTGAGCTGTCCGGCAAGGAAACCCGCCTAGTCTATGAATTCACTGGCTCCGACCCGGACATGGCCATTGCAGCTATCTACCTAGAANAAGAAGGCAAGGACATCATGGTTGACGGTGGCATTCCGGTGGTCATGCTCTCAAAACCAGAGAGCAACACCACGGCATTGCACAAANAGGCGGGCAGCTATTTCCTGGACGTCAAGGCAGCAAACCTGGATTCCTGGACTGTCAGGATCGAAGAAAAGAAGTAG
- a CDS encoding class I SAM-dependent DNA methyltransferase — MKELKDTLWKAADKLRGSMDASQYKDVILGLVFLKYVSDAFDERREQIRTELEADGLNEEQIGQLIDDVDEYTGRGVFWVPARARWTYLAQNAKGTQATLDEHAKSIGELIDDAMAFVMGTNPSLAATLPMIFNKDNIDQRRLGELLDLFNSAKFTGQGATKARDLLGEVYEYFLEKFARAEGKRGGEFYTPAGVVRVLVEVLRPDHGRVYDPACGSGGMFVQAEKFLEAHNKEGSEISVYGQELNERTWRMAKMNLAIHGLNGNLASRWGDTFARDQHPDMQADFIMANPPFNIKDWARSESDPRWKYGVPPAGNANYAWIQHIISKLAAGGSAGVVMANGSMSSNSGGEGEIRAHLVEADLVSCMIALPTQLFRSTGIPVCTWFFAKDKSVGDHGSVDRTGQVLFIDARNLGHMVDRAERALSDEDIARIAGTFHAWRGSSSADSLPYDDEAGFCKSVTLAEIKAADYALTPGRYVGAAEVEDDGEPIEXKIARLSAELFTQFDESSRLAAVVREQLGRVS, encoded by the coding sequence ATGAAGGAACTGAAGGACACGCTGTGGAAGGCCGCGGACAAGCTGCGCGGCTCCATGGATGCCTCGCAGTACAAGGACGTGATTCTGGGGCTGGTGTTCCTGAAGTATGTCTCCGATGCCTTTGACGAGCGCCGCGAGCAGATCCGCACCGAGCTGGAAGCGGACGGGCTGAATGAGGAGCAGATCGGCCAGCTGATCGACGACGTGGACGAGTACACAGGCCGCGGCGTGTTCTGGGTTCCGGCCCGCGCCCGCTGGACGTACCTGGCGCAGAACGCCAAGGGCACGCAGGCCACACTGGATGAGCACGCCAAGAGCATCGGCGAGCTGATCGACGACGCCATGGCGTTCGTGATGGGCACCAACCCGTCGCTGGCGGCCACGCTGCCGATGATCTTCAACAAGGACAATATTGACCAGCGCCGCCTGGGCGAACTGTTGGACCTGTTCAACTCCGCCAAGTTCACCGGTCAGGGCGCCACGAAGGCCCGCGATCTTCTGGGCGAAGTGTACGAGTACTTCCTGGAGAAGTTTGCCCGTGCCGAGGGCAAGCGCGGCGGCGAGTTCTACACCCCGGCCGGTGTGGTGCGTGTGCTGGTGGAGGTGTTGCGCCCGGATCACGGCCGAGTGTACGACCCCGCCTGTGGTTCAGGTGGCATGTTTGTCCAGGCCGAGAAGTTCCTGGAGGCCCACAACAAGGAGGGCTCGGAGATTTCGGTCTACGGCCAGGAGCTCAATGAGCGCACTTGGCGGATGGCGAAGATGAACCTGGCCATCCACGGGCTCAACGGCAATCTGGCCTCGCGTTGGGGCGACACGTTTGCCCGCGACCAGCACCCGGACATGCAGGCCGATTTCATCATGGCGAACCCGCCGTTCAACATCAAGGACTGGGCTCGGTCCGAATCGGACCCGCGCTGGAAGTACGGCGTCCCGCCGGCTGGCAACGCGAACTATGCGTGGATTCAGCACATCATTTCCAAGCTGGCCGCTGGAGGGTCCGCTGGGGTGGTCATGGCCAACGGCTCCATGTCCTCCAACTCCGGCGGCGAGGGCGAGATCCGCGCCCACCTGGTGGAGGCGGACCTGGTGTCCTGCATGATCGCCCTGCCCACCCAGCTGTTCCGCTCCACCGGCATCCCCGTGTGCACGTGGTTCTTCGCAAAGGACAAGTCTGTTGGTGATCACGGCTCCGTGGACCGAACCGGGCAGGTGCTGTTCATCGACGCCCGGAACTTGGGCCACATGGTGGACCGCGCCGAGCGTGCACTGTCCGATGAGGACATTGCTCGCATTGCCGGAACCTTCCACGCCTGGCGCGGTTCATCCTCCGCTGATTCTTTGCCGTACGACGACGAAGCCGGCTTCTGTAAGTCCGTCACCCTCGCCGAGATCAAGGCTGCAGATTATGCACTCACCCCGGGCCGCTACGTCGGTGCCGCTGAGGTCGAGGACGACGGCGAACCGATCGAAGANAAGATCGCCCGCCTGTCTGCTGAGCTCTTTACCCAGTTCGACGAGTCTTCGCGGCTGGCGGCTGTGGTGCGCGAGCAGTTGGGACGGGTTTCATGA
- a CDS encoding restriction endonuclease subunit S: MSEWTETTLGEICSLGGGNIQTGPFGSQLHASDYVEVGIPSVMPQNIGDNTIVETGIARITEADADRLNKYRLRTDDIVYSRRGDVERRALVRAENDGWLCGTGCLKVGLGTTPVADPTFISHYLGTEDARAWIVRHAVGATMLNLNTKILSAVPLTIPPLREQRAIAEVLGALDDKIAANTKLAATFEELGSAKLQAMGINAEPDRNSVTLDTLFEVNPRRTPSSDTVPLIDMQALPTSAPLIESWSXRPQKGGTRFMNGDTLLARITPCLENRKTGFVDFLADGQVGIGSTEFIVVRSPGRAPLGLSYFMATSSRFRDFAIQNMVGTSGRQRVAAADIARFELNPINRADLVEFGTWADTNLSLLGSLRTENNMLAATRDALLPQLMSGKLRVKDVESLVSAAV, from the coding sequence ATGAGCGAGTGGACCGAGACCACTCTGGGTGAAATTTGCTCTCTCGGTGGTGGAAATATACAGACCGGCCCCTTCGGTAGCCAACTCCATGCTTCTGACTACGTCGAAGTTGGGATTCCCAGCGTAATGCCACAAAATATCGGCGATAACACCATCGTCGAGACCGGGATCGCTCGAATAACTGAAGCAGATGCCGATCGACTGAATAAGTACCGATTGCGCACTGACGACATCGTTTATTCACGCCGTGGTGATGTCGAGCGTCGAGCATTGGTGCGAGCTGAAAACGACGGTTGGTTATGTGGAACAGGGTGCCTCAAAGTGGGTCTCGGAACTACNCCTGTTGCAGATCCAACTTTCATTTCTCACTATCTTGGAACCGAAGACGCGCGTGCGTGGATAGTTCGTCACGCAGTGGGAGCAACCATGCTCAACCTGAATACAAAGATTCTGTCAGCCGTCCCCTTGACCATCCCGCCCCTGCGCGAGCAGCGCGCCATCGCAGAAGTCCTGGGCGCCCTCGACGACAAGATCGCCGCCAACACCAAACTCGCTGCAACGTTTGAAGAACTTGGATCCGCAAAGCTTCAAGCCATGGGCATCAACGCTGAACCCGATAGAAATTCGGTCACGCTAGATACGCTCTTCGAGGTAAATCCCCGCCGCACGCCAAGTTCAGACACAGTGCCGTTGATTGATATGCAAGCGCTGCCAACTTCTGCACCCCTGATCGAGTCGTGGTCTCANAGGCCCCAAAAGGGTGGCACTCGGTTCATGAATGGGGACACATTGTTGGCCCGAATCACTCCCTGTTTGGAAAACCGGAAGACCGGATTTGTCGACTTCTTGGCCGACGGTCAGGTAGGCATCGGGTCAACGGAATTCATAGTGGTCCGCTCNCCTGGAAGGGCTCCTCTCGGACTTTCCTACTTCATGGCCACAAGCAGCAGGTTTAGAGACTTTGCCATCCAGAACATGGTCGGCACATCAGGCCGCCAGCGGGTAGCTGCCGCTGATATCGCAAGATTTGAGCTCAATCCAATCAACAGGGCAGATCTGGTGGAGTTCGGCACTTGGGCGGACACGAATCTCAGTCTGCTTGGCTCACTGCGAACGGAGAACAACATGCTTGCCGCAACCCGCGACGCACTGCTCCCGCAGTTGATGTCCGGCAAGCTGCGCGTCAAGGACGTCGAGTCGCTCGTGTCCGCCGCAGTCTGA
- a CDS encoding Abi family protein, whose amino-acid sequence MVAYSKPHLPYDQQLNLLTSRGMTYSDRGTALRALKRIGYYRLSAYTYTLRGPLPESESNASATRSDRYVDGASFDDVLKLYEFDRKLRLCLLDGLETLEVGLAVNIGYTVGKHDPFAHLIRGHLDQVACRTEAPSGGSDAYEAWLKRFEKLQNAAKTEDFVKHFILNYDGRLPIWAATEVMDFGTLVRLFSLLQQTDRNEIAKLLXVKDGRLLHGWLKSLNVLRNHCAHHSRVWNRSMVYTPAKVPRNMVGDEANHLAGVTDAHRGKLYFLAALLAYFTIKIDPSSNWPRTFSTLAKKFEPVNGMTPENTMGFPSDWRDLAIWNYDPKAART is encoded by the coding sequence TTGGTCGCGTACTCCAAACCACACCTACCGTACGACCAGCAGCTGAATCTGCTCACATCTCGGGGCATGACGTATTCCGATCGTGGTACTGCCCTGCGTGCTTTGAAGCGTATTGGTTACTATCGACTTTCTGCTTACACCTACACACTGAGGGGACCTCTACCTGAGAGTGAATCGAATGCGAGTGCTACCAGATCGGACCGGTACGTTGATGGGGCATCGTTTGACGATGTCCTCAAGCTTTACGAATTTGACCGCAAACTTCGTCTATGTCTGTTGGATGGGCTGGAGACGTTGGAGGTTGGGCTTGCCGTCAACATTGGGTACACGGTTGGGAAGCATGATCCATTCGCTCATTTGATTCGTGGACACCTTGACCAAGTGGCCTGCCGCACTGAAGCCCCGTCTGGTGGCAGTGACGCATATGAAGCCTGGCTCAAGCGCTTCGAGAAGCTGCAAAACGCTGCCAAGACTGAAGACTTCGTCAAGCATTTCATCCTCAACTACGATGGCCGTCTACCCATATGGGCGGCCACGGAAGTTATGGATTTTGGTACCCTCGTGCGCTTGTTTAGTCTGCTTCAACAGACGGACCGGAACGAAATCGCCAAGTTGCTGNGGGTGAAAGACGGTCGGCTTCTGCACGGTTGGCTCAAATCACTCAATGTGTTGAGAAATCACTGCGCGCATCATTCACGTGTGTGGAACCGCAGTATGGTCTACACACCGGCAAAGGTGCCACGCAACATGGTTGGTGACGAAGCGAACCATCTTGCAGGCGTCACCGACGCCCACCGTGGAAAACTCTATTTCTTGGCAGCACTGCTGGCATACTTCACCATCAAGATTGATCCGTCTTCCAACTGGCCTAGGACTTTCTCAACGCTGGCGAAGAAATTCGAACCGGTAAACGGAATGACTCCAGAAAATACCATGGGATTTCCCTCGGATTGGAGGGATCTGGCAATTTGGAACTACGATCCCAAGGCAGCAAGAACCTAA
- a CDS encoding DUF262 domain-containing protein — protein MSFDSPIRDLRELLDSVQTGKIQLPDFQRPWKWDVDRIRSLLASLAKGFPVGVVMALETGSEEVNFAVRPISGVHTENTSPDWLLLDGQQRLTSLFQSLKSHDAVDTTDTRGKAMRGWFYIRIAESLDEEMDMEDDAIFFVSEDRMIKSDFGRKIDADYSTTDLEVASGVYPLNRIFDQDFLMDYMLRVSQQDQPADKPLFQQFTAFTAGPLRTLQNYKVPVIELRNTTSRQAVCTVFEKVNTGGVALNVFELLTATFAAGSADFRLNDDWHERKNRMVNAREVLGGVENTDFLQAISLLASRQRRLNHVGNDEXLPGITCKRKDILKLTLDDYRVWAEPLTDAFIWAGQFLNNQSIFKRKDIPYRTQLVPLAALRVVLGTEADLMGVSKLLGQWYWCGVLGERYGGAVETRFARDVEEVEEWVRGGVEPGTVAGASFDPTRLFTLRTRNSAAYKGIYALTMGGNVKDWVNNQTINQGSYQDFGVDIHHIFPQKWCSDNGIDDRFVQSIVNKTPISAATNRFISAKAPSKYVGELAAKAQVDLDEARDAIRSHLVPVDRLEANDFDGFFEKRKGALLEVIGHAMGKPVLVQTATDVAEAAEWEEAVLVG, from the coding sequence ATGTCGTTTGACAGCCCAATCAGGGACCTGCGGGAACTCTTGGATAGTGTCCAGACCGGCAAAATTCAGTTGCCGGATTTTCAACGGCCATGGAAGTGGGACGTTGATCGGATTCGTAGTCTGCTGGCCAGCTTGGCCAAGGGCTTTCCGGTGGGAGTTGTCATGGCATTGGAGACCGGATCAGAGGAGGTGAACTTTGCTGTGCGGCCAATTTCCGGCGTGCACACGGAGAATACGTCGCCAGATTGGCTGTTGCTTGACGGGCAGCAGCGTCTAACATCACTTTTCCAATCGCTGAAGAGTCATGACGCGGTGGATACAACCGACACCCGCGGCAAAGCGATGCGCGGATGGTTCTACATCCGCATCGCTGAGTCGTTGGATGAAGAGATGGATATGGAAGATGATGCAATCTTCTTCGTGTCCGAGGACCGCATGATCAAGTCGGATTTCGGCAGAAAAATCGACGCGGACTATTCGACCACTGATCTTGAAGTAGCATCTGGCGTCTACCCCTTGAATCGGATTTTCGATCAAGACTTCCTGATGGATTACATGCTTAGGGTGTCCCAGCAGGATCAACCGGCAGACAAGCCCTTGTTCCAGCAGTTCACGGCCTTCACAGCCGGGCCGCTTCGAACTCTGCAAAACTATAAGGTGCCCGTGATCGAGTTGCGAAACACTACCTCACGCCAGGCAGTCTGCACGGTCTTTGAGAAGGTCAACACGGGCGGAGTGGCCCTGAACGTCTTTGAGCTGCTCACTGCAACCTTTGCCGCTGGAAGCGCCGATTTCCGACTCAACGATGACTGGCACGAACGCAAGAACCGGATGGTCAACGCACGTGAGGTCCTGGGCGGTGTGGAGAACACTGACTTCCTTCAGGCCATAAGCCTGCTGGCCAGTCGCCAACGCCGTTTGAATCACGTAGGTAATGACGAANAACTTCCAGGCATCACCTGCAAGCGCAAGGACATTCTCAAACTCACGCTAGATGACTACCGAGTTTGGGCCGAACCGTTGACCGATGCCTTCATCTGGGCCGGACAGTTCCTGAACAACCAGTCCATCTTCAAGCGGAAGGACATTCCCTACCGTACCCAGCTCGTGCCTTTGGCAGCCCTGCGAGTGGTCTTGGGAACTGAAGCCGATCTGATGGGTGTCTCGAAGCTGCTGGGCCAGTGGTACTGGTGCGGCGTACTGGGCGAGCGGTACGGAGGAGCCGTGGAGACACGGTTCGCACGGGATGTTGAAGAAGTGGAAGAGTGGGTGCGAGGTGGCGTTGAACCGGGGACTGTGGCCGGGGCATCGTTCGACCCGACCCGCTTGTTCACGCTGCGAACCCGTAATTCGGCTGCGTATAAGGGAATCTACGCACTGACCATGGGCGGCAACGTCAAGGACTGGGTCAACAACCAGACCATCAACCAGGGTTCCTACCAAGACTTTGGTGTGGACATCCACCACATCTTCCCGCAGAAGTGGTGCTCCGACAACGGCATTGATGACCGGTTCGTGCAGAGCATCGTGAACAAGACGCCCATTTCTGCGGCGACGAACCGTTTCATCTCAGCCAAGGCGCCCAGCAAGTATGTAGGGGAGCTAGCGGCCAAGGCGCAGGTGGACCTTGACGAGGCTCGCGACGCGATTCGTTCACATTTGGTTCCCGTAGATCGTCTGGAGGCCAATGACTTCGATGGCTTCTTCGAGAAGCGCAAGGGCGCCCTGCTCGAAGTCATCGGGCACGCCATGGGCAAGCCTGTTCTGGTCCAGACGGCAACTGACGTAGCCGAGGCTGCGGAATGGGAAGAAGCAGTACTGGTTGGTTAA
- a CDS encoding HepT-like ribonuclease domain-containing protein: MPMAAATPEMFALRALRRGCLVSRRTEQRMVDILVHQHFGVDVDKVRDVIQAHLPPLRRRRSGKDCAGRSRATP, translated from the coding sequence ATGCCTATGGCAGCCGCAACGCCTGAGATGTTCGCTCTCCGCGCTCTCCGACGCGGTTGCCTTGTAAGTCGCAGAACCGAGCAGCGCATGGTTGACATTCTCGTTCACCAGCACTTTGGGGTCGACGTCGATAAGGTTCGTGACGTGATTCAGGCACATTTACCGCCCCTGCGGCGGCGTCGCAGCGGAAAAGACTGTGCTGGGCGGTCAAGGGCGACGCCGTGA